Proteins co-encoded in one Acidobacteriota bacterium genomic window:
- a CDS encoding M20/M25/M40 family metallo-hydrolase produces the protein MKPQPLPYPILIVILIAVSTCTTTQVQPPLTFTLDTTEQAIVDAATARHDATIALLEEAVRIPSATSNHEGVRRVGTVFARELESLGFETRWIDLPPELDRAGHLIAERSGSEGKRLLLIGHLDTVIDGDWFERDGDIARASGGDDMKGGNVVMIEALRAMQSAGTLDGHQIIVFLTGDEEEGGRPLSVARAPLVEAAMRSDVALAFESSSPGSVTIGRRGVEQWRIEVEARTGHSSGIFRPGIGYGASYEAARILDTIRKSIDGMPNAALNPSVVLSGSQTSFDASAHHGSTGGVTNIVADKAIIEGDMRFLTPEQKQHLMSLVEEIVSTGNLPRTSARVFWNEGYPAMAPTEGNRFLAKVLDGVNRDLGLEPIVPGDPGRRGAGDVSFVADYVDAIDGLGSHGSHSHTIDETVRLDTLGILAARIGVLIHRLTDAGRLAQLGY, from the coding sequence GTCTCTACCTGCACGACCACACAGGTTCAGCCGCCCCTCACATTCACGCTGGACACGACTGAGCAGGCAATCGTCGACGCCGCGACCGCGCGCCACGATGCCACCATCGCGCTTCTCGAGGAAGCCGTCCGAATTCCGAGCGCGACCTCGAATCACGAGGGCGTCCGCCGCGTCGGGACGGTCTTCGCCCGGGAGCTCGAATCGCTCGGGTTCGAGACGCGATGGATCGACCTCCCGCCCGAGCTCGATCGGGCAGGACACCTCATCGCCGAGCGAAGCGGGTCGGAAGGAAAGCGGCTGCTTCTCATCGGGCATCTCGACACCGTGATCGACGGAGACTGGTTCGAGCGCGATGGCGACATCGCCCGCGCGAGCGGCGGCGATGACATGAAGGGTGGAAACGTCGTCATGATCGAAGCTCTTCGCGCGATGCAGAGCGCTGGAACGCTCGATGGTCACCAGATTATCGTCTTTCTCACGGGTGACGAAGAAGAAGGCGGCCGCCCGCTCTCCGTCGCGCGCGCACCGCTCGTCGAGGCGGCGATGCGAAGCGACGTCGCCCTCGCATTCGAGAGCTCGTCTCCAGGTTCAGTCACGATCGGAAGACGTGGTGTCGAGCAGTGGCGCATCGAGGTCGAAGCGCGCACCGGGCACTCTTCCGGGATCTTTCGTCCGGGTATCGGGTATGGCGCCTCGTACGAGGCGGCGAGAATTCTCGACACAATCAGGAAGTCGATCGATGGAATGCCGAACGCTGCGCTCAACCCCTCCGTGGTTCTCTCCGGAAGCCAGACCAGCTTCGACGCCTCGGCGCATCACGGATCGACCGGCGGCGTCACCAACATCGTCGCCGACAAGGCCATCATCGAAGGTGACATGCGCTTTCTCACCCCCGAGCAGAAACAGCATCTGATGTCTCTCGTCGAGGAAATCGTCTCCACCGGAAACCTTCCACGAACCTCGGCCAGAGTCTTCTGGAACGAGGGTTATCCCGCGATGGCACCCACGGAAGGAAACCGGTTCCTCGCGAAAGTCCTCGATGGCGTGAACCGTGATCTCGGGCTCGAGCCGATCGTTCCCGGCGATCCCGGCCGGCGCGGTGCGGGCGACGTCTCCTTCGTCGCCGATTACGTCGATGCAATCGACGGCCTCGGATCTCACGGGAGCCATTCCCACACGATCGACGAGACCGTGCGGCTCGATACGCTCGGAATCCTCGCCGCGCGCATCGGAGTGCTGATCCACAGACTCACCGACGCCGGCCGTCTCGCCCAGCTCGGCTACTGA